From a region of the Bradyrhizobium sp. KBS0727 genome:
- a CDS encoding divergent polysaccharide deacetylase family protein: MTETADELSTPLGQKPERHKRRFRLPFSAMQALAVLLGLFLVAFVTTALFTDNPLGGEPVAHIALRKPEATTTAADEKPATATASHQAEPAAKVESRPAAAGENKTVTIIDGSSGKRQDVVIGGDAAGKTDTEAAPAAVMAGIDPRLLEKTRYGMIPVVADGLKPFTVYAADTDRAKAAKMPVVAIVVGGLGVGAAKTADAIMKLPPAVTLAFTPYGADPTKLAERARAQRHEILLQVPMEPFDYPDNDPGPQTLLTSLPPEQNIDRLYWHLSRFQGYAGIANFMGARFLATDAVMQPIMREAAKRGLGYLDDGSTPRSVASSLAAGQAMPFAKADFTIDAVPTSAEIDRTLIKLETLAKERGLAVGVASALPISIERIAAWIKTLDSRGIMLVPLTTAMLKSKSG; encoded by the coding sequence ATGACGGAGACGGCCGACGAACTGAGCACGCCGCTCGGACAGAAACCGGAGCGCCATAAGCGCCGGTTTCGGCTGCCGTTCTCGGCAATGCAGGCACTCGCAGTGCTGCTCGGCCTGTTCCTGGTCGCCTTCGTTACAACAGCGCTTTTCACCGACAATCCGCTGGGCGGCGAGCCGGTCGCCCATATCGCCCTGCGCAAGCCCGAGGCAACTACAACGGCGGCGGACGAGAAGCCCGCCACGGCGACCGCCAGCCATCAGGCCGAACCGGCGGCGAAGGTCGAATCCAGGCCCGCCGCCGCCGGCGAGAACAAGACCGTCACGATCATCGACGGCTCCAGCGGCAAGCGCCAGGATGTCGTGATTGGCGGTGATGCGGCCGGCAAGACCGACACCGAGGCCGCGCCTGCCGCCGTCATGGCCGGCATCGATCCGCGGCTGCTGGAGAAAACACGCTACGGCATGATCCCCGTCGTCGCCGACGGCCTGAAGCCGTTCACCGTCTATGCGGCCGACACCGACCGCGCCAAGGCGGCCAAGATGCCGGTGGTCGCCATCGTCGTCGGCGGCCTCGGCGTTGGCGCCGCCAAGACGGCCGACGCCATCATGAAGCTGCCGCCGGCCGTGACGCTGGCGTTCACGCCTTACGGGGCCGACCCCACCAAGCTCGCCGAACGGGCCCGCGCCCAGCGCCACGAGATCCTGCTACAGGTCCCGATGGAGCCGTTCGACTATCCCGACAACGACCCCGGCCCGCAGACCCTGCTGACGAGCCTGCCGCCGGAGCAGAATATTGACCGCCTGTACTGGCACCTGAGCCGGTTCCAGGGCTATGCGGGGATCGCCAATTTCATGGGCGCGCGCTTCCTGGCAACCGACGCCGTGATGCAGCCGATCATGCGCGAGGCCGCCAAACGCGGCCTTGGCTACCTCGACGACGGTTCCACGCCGCGCAGCGTCGCATCGTCACTGGCGGCGGGTCAGGCGATGCCGTTCGCCAAGGCCGATTTCACCATCGACGCGGTGCCGACCTCGGCCGAAATCGACCGCACCCTGATCAAGCTCGAAACGCTCGCCAAGGAACGCGGGCTCGCCGTCGGCGTGGCCTCGGCCCTGCCGATTTCGATCGAGCGGATTGCCGCCTGGATCAAGACTCTCGATAGCCGTGGCATCATGCTTGTGCCATTGACAACGGCGATGCTGAAATCAAAATCAGGCTAG
- a CDS encoding S41 family peptidase, whose protein sequence is MMRKTSVILLSAAAGAALTLFITQPRAVLMGSSARAATSDTYRQLNLFGDVFERVRSDYVEKPDDSKLVESAISGMLAGLDPHSSYMDAKSFRDMQVQTRGEFGGLGIEVTMEDGLIKVVSPIDDTPASKAGIMANDIITNLDDEAVQGLTLNQAVEKMRGPVNTKIRLKIIRKGQDNPIEVTLVRDNIRVRSVRARVEGDDIAYIRVTTFNEQTTEGLKREIGNLSNQIGDKLKGYIIDLRNNPGGLLEEAVTVSDAFLDRGEIVSTRGRNAEETQRRAAHPGDLTKGKPVIVLINGGSASASEIVAGALQDHKRATLVGTRSFGKGSVQTIIPLGSGNGALRLTTARYYTPSGKSIQAKGIVPDIEVLQDVPDELKSRTDTKGEASLRGHLKNDGDEKTGSQSYVPPDAKDDKALKTAADLLHGIKSTAAVPAPATGDKASADKPANKAAN, encoded by the coding sequence ATGATGCGCAAGACTTCTGTAATTCTCCTCAGCGCCGCCGCCGGCGCGGCTTTGACGCTCTTCATCACGCAGCCTCGCGCCGTGCTGATGGGATCGAGCGCGCGTGCCGCGACCTCGGACACCTATCGCCAGCTCAATCTGTTCGGCGACGTCTTCGAGCGCGTGCGCAGCGACTATGTCGAGAAGCCCGACGACTCGAAGCTGGTCGAGTCCGCGATCTCCGGGATGCTGGCCGGCCTCGATCCGCATTCCAGCTACATGGACGCCAAGAGTTTTCGCGACATGCAGGTGCAGACCCGCGGTGAGTTCGGCGGGCTCGGCATCGAGGTCACGATGGAAGACGGCCTGATCAAGGTGGTCTCGCCGATCGACGACACGCCCGCCTCCAAGGCCGGCATCATGGCCAACGACATCATCACCAATCTCGACGACGAAGCCGTGCAGGGTCTCACCCTCAACCAGGCGGTCGAGAAAATGCGCGGCCCGGTCAACACCAAGATCCGCCTCAAGATCATCCGCAAGGGTCAGGACAATCCGATCGAAGTCACGCTGGTGCGCGACAATATCCGCGTCCGCTCGGTCCGCGCCCGCGTCGAGGGCGACGACATCGCCTATATCCGCGTCACCACCTTCAACGAGCAGACCACCGAAGGCCTGAAGCGCGAGATCGGCAATCTGTCGAACCAGATCGGCGACAAGCTCAAGGGCTACATCATCGATCTCCGCAACAACCCGGGCGGGCTGCTCGAGGAAGCGGTCACCGTTTCCGACGCCTTCCTGGATCGCGGCGAGATCGTCTCGACCCGTGGCCGCAACGCCGAGGAAACCCAGCGCCGCGCCGCCCATCCGGGCGACCTGACCAAGGGCAAGCCGGTGATCGTGCTGATCAACGGCGGCTCGGCTTCGGCATCCGAAATCGTCGCCGGCGCGCTGCAGGACCACAAGCGCGCGACGCTGGTCGGCACCCGCTCGTTCGGCAAGGGTTCGGTGCAGACCATCATCCCGCTCGGCAGCGGCAACGGCGCGCTCCGTCTGACCACCGCGCGCTACTACACGCCGTCCGGCAAGTCGATCCAGGCCAAGGGTATCGTGCCCGATATCGAGGTGCTGCAGGATGTGCCGGACGAGCTGAAGTCGCGCACCGACACCAAGGGTGAGGCCTCGCTGCGCGGCCATTTGAAGAATGACGGCGACGAGAAGACCGGCTCGCAATCCTACGTGCCGCCGGACGCCAAGGACGACAAGGCGCTGAAGACTGCCGCCGACCTGCTGCACGGCATCAAGTCCACCGCCGCGGTCCCCGCGCCGGCCACCGGCGACAAGGCCTCGGCCGACAAGCCGGCCAATAAGGCAGCGAACTGA
- a CDS encoding murein hydrolase activator EnvC, which yields MHSPPNIHPRPDAARHRRALALPAGRSLVLLSAGLLSLTSAALAPAAAQVAAPAPQAAAVSPDIIKQREQELQAAREQQRKAAELQEKLKADIAAIGQDRSKLNQQLIDIAAGVRGVETRIADAEARLRPLDAREQQIRASLDSRRSEIVEVLAALQRAGRRTPPALLVRPEDALQSLRTAMLLGAVVPELRGRAEKLSSDLGELVALRKTIATERDALARDRDKSKDDQVRLAALVDERQRKQSAIEKDMEAEGARAITLSKQVDSLQGLIAKMEQDLKSAAKAAATASLQGAPATPNGKPNLGALKDPARLSPAIAFASAKGLLAFPVNGSKIRDFGGSDGAGGVEKGISLATRTGAQVTTPCDGWVVYAGPFRSYGQLLILNAGGGYHVLIAGMERISVNIGQFVLTGEPVATMGSTSLVASILATTASQPVLYVEFRKDGTPIDPGPWWAANEGEKVRG from the coding sequence ATGCACTCTCCGCCGAACATTCACCCGCGCCCGGATGCCGCCCGCCACAGGCGGGCTTTGGCGCTGCCGGCGGGGCGTTCCCTGGTGTTGTTGTCCGCGGGCCTCTTGAGCCTGACAAGCGCGGCCCTCGCGCCGGCCGCGGCGCAAGTGGCGGCGCCCGCGCCGCAGGCGGCGGCCGTCTCACCCGACATCATCAAGCAGCGCGAGCAGGAACTGCAAGCCGCCCGCGAACAGCAGCGGAAAGCCGCCGAGCTGCAGGAAAAACTGAAAGCCGATATCGCGGCAATCGGACAGGATCGTTCAAAACTCAACCAGCAACTGATCGACATCGCAGCAGGGGTGCGCGGCGTCGAGACCCGCATCGCCGACGCCGAGGCGCGGCTGCGCCCGCTCGACGCCCGCGAGCAGCAGATACGGGCGTCGCTCGATTCACGCCGCTCCGAAATCGTCGAGGTGCTGGCAGCGTTGCAGCGTGCCGGCCGGCGCACGCCGCCGGCATTGCTGGTTCGGCCCGAGGACGCACTGCAATCGCTGCGCACCGCGATGCTGCTCGGCGCGGTCGTGCCCGAACTGCGCGGACGCGCGGAAAAACTCTCCAGCGATCTCGGCGAACTGGTCGCGCTGCGCAAGACCATTGCGACCGAGCGTGACGCGCTGGCGCGCGACCGCGACAAGTCGAAGGACGATCAGGTGCGGCTGGCCGCACTGGTCGACGAACGGCAACGCAAGCAGAGCGCGATCGAAAAGGACATGGAAGCCGAAGGCGCGCGCGCCATCACGCTGTCCAAACAAGTCGACAGTCTGCAGGGCCTGATCGCCAAGATGGAGCAGGACCTCAAGAGCGCGGCCAAAGCGGCCGCAACGGCCAGTCTGCAGGGGGCGCCTGCGACCCCGAACGGCAAGCCCAATCTGGGTGCGCTAAAGGATCCCGCGCGGCTCAGCCCGGCGATCGCCTTTGCCTCCGCCAAGGGGTTGCTCGCATTTCCGGTCAACGGCTCCAAGATTCGCGATTTTGGCGGTTCCGATGGTGCGGGTGGCGTCGAAAAAGGCATTTCTTTGGCAACCCGGACCGGCGCGCAGGTCACAACCCCGTGTGACGGTTGGGTTGTTTACGCCGGACCCTTCCGCAGCTACGGACAACTCTTGATCCTGAATGCCGGGGGCGGGTATCATGTGCTGATCGCCGGGATGGAGCGCATTTCGGTAAACATCGGCCAGTTTGTACTTACGGGGGAGCCGGTCGCGACCATGGGGTCGACATCCCTGGTTGCATCCATTCTCGCAACGACCGCGAGTCAGCCCGTGCTCTATGTCGAGTTCCGTAAGGACGGCACTCCAATCGATCCAGGCCCATGGTGGGCCGCAAATGAAGGCGAAAAGGTTCGCGGATGA
- the rsfS gene encoding ribosome silencing factor has product MKAQPDADKTLNMILSRLDDMKAEETVTIDLRGKSAYSDYMIVTTGRVNRHVGAIAENVTKALKETGIKSIHVEGMPNCDWVLIDSGDVIVHVFRPEVREFYNLERLWTQSPAAAKAI; this is encoded by the coding sequence TTGAAGGCGCAACCCGACGCCGACAAGACGCTGAATATGATCCTCTCCCGCCTCGACGATATGAAGGCGGAAGAAACGGTCACCATCGACCTTCGCGGCAAATCTGCATATTCCGACTACATGATCGTCACCACGGGACGGGTCAACCGCCACGTCGGCGCGATCGCGGAAAATGTCACCAAGGCGCTGAAGGAAACCGGCATCAAGAGCATTCATGTCGAGGGCATGCCCAACTGCGACTGGGTGCTGATCGATTCCGGCGATGTGATCGTGCACGTGTTCAGGCCCGAGGTGCGCGAGTTCTACAATCTGGAAAGGTTGTGGACGCAAAGCCCGGCGGCAGCGAAGGCGATCTGA
- a CDS encoding F0F1 ATP synthase subunit epsilon: MATFHFDLVSPEKLAFSGEVDQVDVPGVEGDFGVLAGHAPVVAAVRPGILTITAGGAHQKIIVLGGLAEMSEKGLTVLADVATSTADLDRAQFAETIAEMEAKLAEKEGSELDHALERLDHFKSIQQELSSTAMH, from the coding sequence ATGGCCACCTTCCACTTCGATCTGGTTTCACCCGAAAAGCTCGCCTTCTCCGGCGAAGTCGATCAGGTTGACGTCCCCGGCGTGGAAGGCGATTTCGGCGTGCTGGCCGGACATGCGCCTGTTGTGGCCGCGGTCCGCCCGGGTATCCTCACCATCACCGCCGGCGGCGCGCATCAGAAGATCATCGTGCTCGGCGGCCTCGCCGAAATGTCGGAGAAGGGCCTCACCGTGCTCGCTGACGTCGCCACCTCGACGGCCGACCTCGACCGCGCACAGTTCGCCGAGACCATCGCCGAGATGGAAGCCAAGCTTGCGGAGAAGGAAGGCTCGGAGCTCGATCATGCGCTCGAGCGGCTGGACCACTTCAAGAGCATCCAGCAGGAACTCAGTTCGACGGCTATGCACTAG
- a CDS encoding RNA pyrophosphohydrolase, with translation MARYEDLPYRTCVGMMLINAAGLVFIGRRAGGIEHVDESHVWQMPQGGVDPGEDTWSAAKRELYEETSVRSVEKLGEVADWLIYDIPRTVAGRTWKGRYRGQRQKWFAVRFTGKDSEINVATPGGGHKAEFVSWRWEPMKNLPELIVPFKRPVYERVVKEFSGLAGN, from the coding sequence ATGGCGCGCTACGAAGACCTGCCTTACCGGACCTGCGTCGGCATGATGCTGATCAACGCAGCGGGGCTGGTCTTCATCGGCCGCCGCGCCGGCGGCATCGAACATGTCGATGAAAGCCACGTCTGGCAGATGCCGCAGGGCGGCGTCGATCCCGGCGAAGATACCTGGTCCGCGGCAAAGCGCGAACTCTACGAGGAAACCAGCGTCCGCTCGGTGGAGAAGCTCGGCGAAGTCGCCGACTGGCTGATCTACGATATTCCGCGCACCGTCGCCGGCCGCACCTGGAAGGGCCGCTACCGCGGGCAGCGGCAGAAATGGTTCGCCGTGCGCTTCACGGGCAAGGACAGCGAGATCAACGTCGCGACCCCCGGGGGCGGCCACAAGGCCGAGTTCGTCAGTTGGCGCTGGGAGCCGATGAAGAACCTGCCGGAGCTGATCGTTCCGTTCAAGCGGCCGGTCTACGAGCGCGTGGTGAAGGAATTTTCCGGCCTCGCGGGCAACTGA
- a CDS encoding nicotinate-nucleotide adenylyltransferase: protein MRIGLLGGSFNPPHEAHRAISLFAIKRLKLDRVWWLVTPGNPLKSGDALNDLDARMDAARQMADDPRIDISCLEAVIGVRYTVDTISYLRRRASGLRFVWIMGADNLAQFHRWQNWRRIASEVPIAVIDRPPQSFRALAAPAAQALARYRLPENQATRLADQQAPAWAFLTGMKSSLSSTGLRNPDGSWKAKK from the coding sequence ATGCGGATCGGGCTGCTCGGCGGTTCCTTCAATCCACCGCACGAGGCGCACCGCGCCATCAGCCTGTTCGCGATCAAGCGACTGAAGCTCGACCGCGTCTGGTGGCTGGTGACCCCCGGCAATCCGCTCAAGTCCGGGGACGCGCTGAACGATCTCGATGCGCGGATGGATGCCGCGCGCCAAATGGCCGACGATCCGCGAATCGACATCAGTTGTCTCGAAGCTGTCATCGGCGTCCGTTACACTGTCGACACCATTTCTTACCTGCGCCGCCGTGCTTCCGGCCTGCGCTTCGTCTGGATCATGGGCGCTGACAACCTTGCGCAGTTCCATCGCTGGCAGAACTGGCGGCGCATTGCCTCCGAGGTTCCGATCGCCGTGATCGACCGTCCGCCCCAGAGTTTCCGGGCGCTCGCAGCACCCGCCGCACAGGCGCTGGCGCGCTATCGGCTGCCTGAGAATCAGGCGACCCGGCTAGCAGATCAGCAGGCCCCCGCCTGGGCTTTCCTCACCGGCATGAAATCGAGCCTGTCGTCGACCGGACTGCGAAACCCGGACGGAAGCTGGAAGGCAAAGAAGTGA
- a CDS encoding adenylate/guanylate cyclase domain-containing protein: MKRKIAAIFAADIAGYSRLVAEDEEETLRRLASYRQVTDDFIAKGGGRIFNTAGDAVLAEFPSAVEAVRCAIDIQESLRTRNMAYPPSRQMAFRIGITIGDVVERDGDLLGDGVNIAARLEGLAEVGGICVSRAVHEQVVNKLSVQFADIGAQEVKNIPTPVHAYMVAMRREDGTYSIPQVKKPAKASGSQPTWMWPVAVTLVSLAAIGAGGFLYFTKLETQAVKVAAPAPNVSPAPSAVPAAASTPAPTAATSSPPPAPPAPSPPPIGSTEKFAAANVPFVSDKARTSLAGEYAGAANFKAFSLNIGGISAWVTAQPSEEAARTAAVEQCQKRADTAQSPRKCELYAVGDDVVYAHGKPPVPPLPWVRHDTATEQPFAAKDVPLTRDAGRTRFENVYVPGRKTKTIALGPGGAFFFLTAMDSVDEAMRRSLESCGAIAGVPCMIVALNENFVVPIPTTLRVTGFFKVAGNGVISPEARDDVAHRMADATSGWNAIAVGAAGRPGLGLKAASEQAAVNGALADCVKRDSDCHVIAIGPFSVGPN; the protein is encoded by the coding sequence ATGAAACGCAAGATCGCGGCGATTTTTGCGGCCGATATTGCCGGCTACAGCCGACTGGTTGCCGAGGACGAAGAAGAGACGCTGCGCCGTCTGGCATCCTATCGCCAGGTGACCGACGATTTCATCGCCAAAGGCGGCGGCCGGATCTTCAACACCGCGGGTGACGCCGTCCTCGCCGAATTTCCCAGCGCGGTCGAAGCCGTGCGCTGTGCGATCGATATCCAGGAAAGCCTGCGCACCCGGAACATGGCGTATCCGCCGAGCCGGCAGATGGCGTTTCGCATCGGCATTACCATCGGCGATGTGGTCGAGCGCGACGGCGATCTGCTCGGGGATGGCGTCAACATCGCGGCGCGCCTCGAGGGGCTCGCCGAGGTCGGCGGCATCTGCGTCTCGCGCGCGGTGCATGAGCAGGTCGTCAACAAGCTGTCGGTGCAGTTCGCCGATATCGGCGCGCAGGAAGTAAAGAACATCCCGACGCCGGTGCACGCCTATATGGTGGCGATGCGGCGCGAGGACGGGACCTATTCGATCCCGCAAGTCAAGAAGCCCGCCAAGGCTTCGGGATCGCAGCCGACCTGGATGTGGCCGGTCGCGGTGACGCTGGTCAGCCTGGCCGCGATCGGCGCCGGCGGTTTTCTCTATTTCACCAAGCTGGAGACGCAGGCCGTCAAGGTTGCGGCGCCGGCGCCCAACGTCAGTCCGGCGCCTTCGGCTGTGCCCGCGGCTGCATCAACTCCGGCCCCGACAGCCGCGACGTCCTCGCCGCCGCCGGCACCGCCAGCGCCTTCCCCGCCGCCGATCGGTTCGACGGAGAAATTCGCGGCCGCGAATGTCCCGTTCGTCAGCGATAAAGCCCGCACGTCGCTTGCCGGCGAATATGCGGGGGCGGCGAACTTCAAGGCGTTCTCGCTCAACATCGGCGGGATCAGCGCGTGGGTTACCGCGCAACCGAGTGAAGAGGCTGCCAGGACCGCCGCCGTCGAGCAATGTCAGAAGCGGGCGGATACCGCGCAGTCGCCGAGAAAATGTGAGCTCTACGCCGTCGGCGACGACGTCGTTTACGCGCACGGCAAGCCGCCGGTGCCGCCGTTGCCCTGGGTCAGGCATGACACGGCGACCGAACAGCCATTTGCGGCCAAGGACGTGCCGCTCACGCGCGACGCGGGTAGGACGAGGTTTGAGAATGTCTATGTGCCGGGCCGAAAAACCAAGACCATCGCGCTAGGCCCCGGCGGTGCGTTTTTCTTTCTCACCGCCATGGATTCGGTGGATGAGGCCATGCGGCGATCCCTCGAATCGTGCGGCGCCATCGCCGGCGTTCCCTGCATGATTGTCGCGCTCAATGAGAATTTCGTCGTGCCGATCCCGACCACATTGAGGGTCACCGGTTTCTTCAAGGTTGCCGGTAACGGGGTGATCAGCCCCGAAGCCCGCGACGATGTCGCGCACCGGATGGCCGATGCGACCAGTGGCTGGAACGCAATCGCTGTGGGCGCGGCCGGCCGGCCGGGGCTTGGATTGAAGGCGGCCTCCGAACAGGCCGCGGTGAATGGCGCGCTCGCCGACTGCGTCAAGCGAGACAGCGATTGCCATGTCATTGCGATCGGCCCGTTCTCTGTCGGACCGAACTAG
- the rlmH gene encoding 23S rRNA (pseudouridine(1915)-N(3))-methyltransferase RlmH, with the protein MRLVVVAIGRLKQGPERELAERYRERFDDIGRKLGFRGLEIHEIPESRARDAATRVAEEAAAISAAIPEKSVLVALDERGKSVDSASFAQQLGRWRDDQVASTIFTIGGADGLSPDLQRKAKLRIAFGSATWPHQMVRVMLLEQIYRAATILAGHPYHRV; encoded by the coding sequence ATGCGTCTTGTCGTGGTTGCAATCGGCCGGCTGAAGCAGGGCCCGGAGCGGGAACTGGCCGAGCGCTATCGCGAGCGCTTCGACGATATCGGCCGCAAGCTCGGCTTTCGCGGCCTCGAGATTCACGAGATCCCGGAAAGCCGCGCCCGCGATGCGGCGACCCGAGTAGCCGAGGAAGCGGCGGCGATTTCGGCCGCGATCCCCGAAAAGTCCGTACTGGTGGCGCTCGACGAGCGCGGCAAGAGCGTCGACAGTGCAAGCTTCGCCCAGCAACTCGGCCGCTGGCGCGACGATCAGGTCGCCAGCACTATTTTCACGATCGGGGGTGCGGACGGACTTTCGCCCGATTTGCAGCGCAAGGCAAAGTTGCGCATTGCGTTCGGCTCGGCGACCTGGCCGCATCAAATGGTTCGCGTCATGCTTCTGGAACAGATTTACCGCGCCGCGACCATTTTGGCCGGCCATCCCTATCATCGCGTCTGA
- a CDS encoding glutamate-5-semialdehyde dehydrogenase → MTAPLKAIDGNADLPVLMTELAARARAAARVLALASPEQKNRALEAMERAIRTSAPAILAANAEDVAEVRAGGATSAFIDRLTLTPARIDAMADGVATIRGIADPIGTVTESWQRPNGMTIERVRVPLGVIAVIFESRPNVAADAGVLCLKSGNAVILRGGSDSFRSCRAIHDCLVQGLREAGLPEAAITLVPTRDRAAVGLLLTGLNGGIDVIVPRGGKSLVARVEAEARVPVFAHLEGVNHVYVDRSANLEMAKKIVLNAKMRRPGVCGAAETLLVDRAGAAASLKPLVEMLIDAGCEVRGDAAVQHADSRVKPASDEDWDTEYEDAIIAARVVNGLDEAIAHIHDHGSHHTDAIVTEDAAAAQRFLNEVDSAIVLHNASTQFADGGEFGFGAEIGIATGKFHARGPVGAEQLTSFKYRVHGTGQTRP, encoded by the coding sequence ATGACCGCGCCGCTGAAGGCAATCGACGGCAACGCCGATCTGCCTGTCTTGATGACCGAACTCGCTGCCCGTGCCCGCGCCGCCGCGCGGGTGCTGGCGCTTGCCTCGCCCGAACAGAAGAACAGGGCGCTTGAGGCGATGGAGCGCGCCATCCGCACCAGCGCGCCGGCCATTCTCGCCGCCAATGCCGAGGATGTCGCTGAGGTTCGCGCCGGCGGCGCGACGTCCGCCTTCATCGACCGCCTGACGCTGACGCCGGCGCGCATCGACGCGATGGCCGATGGCGTCGCCACCATACGCGGGATCGCCGATCCGATCGGCACCGTCACCGAAAGCTGGCAGCGCCCGAACGGCATGACCATCGAACGCGTGCGGGTGCCGCTCGGCGTCATCGCCGTCATTTTCGAAAGCCGCCCCAACGTCGCCGCCGACGCCGGCGTGCTGTGCCTGAAATCCGGCAACGCCGTGATCCTGCGCGGCGGCTCCGACAGCTTCCGCTCCTGCCGCGCCATCCATGACTGCCTGGTGCAGGGTCTGCGCGAGGCGGGTCTGCCGGAAGCTGCCATCACGCTGGTGCCGACGCGCGATCGCGCGGCGGTCGGCCTCTTGCTGACCGGACTGAACGGCGGCATCGACGTGATCGTGCCGCGCGGCGGCAAGAGCCTCGTCGCGCGCGTCGAGGCCGAAGCCCGCGTGCCGGTGTTCGCGCATCTCGAAGGCGTCAACCACGTCTATGTCGATCGCTCCGCCAATCTCGAAATGGCGAAGAAGATCGTGCTCAACGCCAAGATGCGCCGTCCGGGCGTCTGCGGCGCCGCCGAGACCTTGCTGGTCGATCGGGCCGGTGCTGCGGCAAGCCTGAAGCCGCTGGTTGAAATGCTGATCGATGCGGGCTGCGAAGTGCGCGGTGACGCGGCCGTGCAGCACGCCGATAGCAGGGTAAAGCCCGCCTCCGACGAGGACTGGGACACCGAATATGAGGACGCGATCATCGCAGCCCGCGTCGTCAACGGGCTCGATGAAGCGATCGCGCATATTCACGATCACGGCTCGCACCACACCGATGCGATCGTGACCGAAGACGCAGCTGCCGCGCAGAGATTCCTCAACGAGGTCGATTCCGCGATCGTGCTGCACAACGCCTCGACGCAGTTCGCCGATGGCGGCGAGTTCGGCTTCGGCGCCGAGATCGGCATTGCCACCGGCAAGTTCCACGCCCGCGGCCCGGTCGGCGCCGAGCAACTGACCAGCTTCAAGTATCGCGTTCACGGCACCGGGCAGACGCGACCGTGA
- a CDS encoding RNA pyrophosphohydrolase, protein MSEKPYRPNVGIALFNNAGQVLIGRRFRDDGPEIILPGLEWQMPQGGIDADENPRDAVMRELWEETGVSRADHLGETDWMNYEFPPYDGPPAHRLAKFRGQRQKWFALRYTGRDDEIDPLTPRNGQPAEFDSWRWERLDRVADLVVPFRRDVYRTVARLFAEFAGPAAGRAVD, encoded by the coding sequence ATGTCCGAGAAACCCTATCGCCCCAATGTGGGGATCGCCTTGTTCAACAACGCCGGCCAGGTGCTGATCGGCCGCCGTTTCCGGGACGACGGGCCGGAAATCATTCTGCCCGGCCTCGAATGGCAGATGCCACAGGGCGGCATCGATGCCGACGAGAACCCCCGCGATGCGGTCATGCGCGAGCTCTGGGAAGAGACCGGGGTAAGCCGGGCCGACCATCTCGGCGAGACCGACTGGATGAACTACGAGTTCCCGCCCTATGACGGACCGCCCGCCCACCGCCTCGCCAAATTCCGTGGGCAACGGCAGAAATGGTTCGCCTTGCGTTACACCGGGCGCGACGACGAGATCGATCCGCTGACCCCGCGCAACGGGCAGCCGGCCGAGTTCGACAGCTGGCGCTGGGAGCGGCTTGACCGCGTCGCCGACCTCGTGGTGCCGTTCCGGCGCGACGTCTACCGAACGGTGGCGCGGCTGTTTGCCGAATTCGCGGGGCCCGCTGCGGGCCGTGCTGTTGACTGA